The following coding sequences are from one bacterium SCSIO 12741 window:
- a CDS encoding carboxypeptidase regulatory-like domain-containing protein, whose protein sequence is MKRLILLIVTISLFGFMGCEKEPLPQMNNDKGTAEVVMRTLKSGGEDGDPVVQGNIVDANGGSVSAATVELFVEGNGTPVATDISDANGIFQFQAAQGDYYIVVTPGVQNSVNTGTFSLTGNTHMTIEI, encoded by the coding sequence ATGAAAAGGTTAATTCTATTAATTGTTACAATTTCTCTATTTGGATTTATGGGATGCGAAAAAGAACCACTCCCACAAATGAACAACGATAAAGGCACTGCAGAGGTAGTGATGCGAACTTTGAAATCTGGTGGTGAAGATGGCGACCCGGTAGTCCAAGGAAACATCGTTGATGCCAACGGAGGTTCTGTGAGCGCAGCAACTGTCGAATTGTTTGTTGAAGGAAATGGCACTCCCGTAGCAACCGACATTTCTGATGCCAACGGGATCTTCCAATTCCAAGCGGCTCAAGGAGATTACTACATCGTAGTTACTCCGGGTGTTCAAAACTCAGTCAATACAGGGACTTTCTCTTTGACTGGAAATACCCATATGACCATAGAGATATAG
- a CDS encoding MBOAT family protein: protein MVFNSANFLLFFGAFFLLYWFVNKRLSVSFRNALILLASYWFYGAWDWRFLGLIVLSSLIDFMLGQRIFQSKSERQRRLLVGTSLMVNLGILGFFKYFHFFVGSFSQLLNAMGVDVPTSTLEIILPVGISFYTFQTLSYTLDIYKRKIKPAKDWLSFFAFVAFFPQLVAGPIERASSLLPQFYEKKVFERSNYVSGLRLVLWGFFQKIVIADNFGVLADAIFDSTMEANGLTVLVGTFFFGLQIYADFSGYSSIAIGLSRMLGFQLMTNFQTPYLATSFRDFWQRWHISLSTWFRDYLYIPLGGSRKGLGRTYVNLIITFLLSGLWHGANITFLIWGGMHGVLLAVERRLAWHRGSVLYAPVVFGLVMLLWLPFRAKGWSHLSQLLTSLVQFSAYNLSQLSEIIAAFSFTRFGVLLAVLGLTGTVELKLRNSNLDSWLSSTQRSWRWAFYYAVILILLGVGNFSVKPSFIYFQF from the coding sequence ATGGTATTTAACTCGGCCAATTTCCTTCTCTTTTTTGGGGCATTCTTCCTGCTGTATTGGTTCGTAAACAAGCGCTTGTCTGTTTCATTTCGCAACGCTTTGATCCTGCTCGCCAGCTACTGGTTTTATGGGGCCTGGGACTGGAGGTTCTTAGGACTCATTGTTCTTAGCTCCCTGATAGATTTTATGCTTGGGCAACGAATCTTTCAAAGCAAATCCGAAAGGCAGCGGCGTCTTTTGGTTGGGACAAGCCTGATGGTCAACCTGGGTATTCTGGGATTTTTTAAATACTTCCACTTTTTCGTTGGGTCCTTCAGCCAACTATTGAACGCAATGGGCGTTGATGTGCCTACCAGCACCTTAGAGATCATTTTGCCCGTTGGTATTTCCTTTTACACCTTTCAGACCCTGAGCTACACCCTGGATATTTATAAGAGGAAAATCAAACCCGCGAAGGATTGGTTATCCTTTTTCGCCTTTGTGGCATTCTTTCCTCAACTCGTGGCCGGGCCCATTGAGCGAGCGTCCTCCTTGTTGCCTCAATTCTATGAGAAGAAAGTATTCGAGCGATCCAATTATGTTTCCGGGCTTCGATTGGTGCTTTGGGGATTTTTTCAAAAAATAGTCATAGCTGACAACTTTGGGGTATTGGCCGATGCCATTTTTGATTCTACCATGGAGGCCAATGGCCTAACCGTCCTCGTCGGAACCTTTTTCTTTGGGCTACAGATCTATGCCGACTTTTCTGGGTATTCCAGCATTGCCATCGGCTTGTCTCGAATGCTGGGCTTCCAGTTAATGACCAATTTTCAAACTCCTTATTTGGCCACTTCCTTTCGTGATTTCTGGCAGAGGTGGCACATCTCATTATCCACTTGGTTTCGAGACTATCTGTATATCCCGCTTGGTGGTAGCCGTAAGGGATTGGGACGAACCTATGTAAACCTTATAATCACTTTTTTACTTTCCGGGCTATGGCATGGGGCCAACATTACCTTCTTGATTTGGGGAGGGATGCATGGAGTCCTTCTCGCCGTAGAGAGACGCTTAGCTTGGCATCGGGGCAGCGTTTTATATGCTCCTGTGGTATTTGGATTGGTTATGCTTCTTTGGCTTCCTTTCAGAGCCAAAGGGTGGTCACATTTAAGTCAGCTACTGACCTCCTTGGTTCAATTTTCAGCATACAACCTGAGTCAGTTATCAGAAATAATTGCCGCCTTCTCCTTTACCCGATTTGGGGTGCTTTTAGCCGTCCTGGGTTTGACCGGGACAGTGGAGCTTAAACTAAGGAATAGCAACCTGGATTCCTGGCTTTCTTCTACCCAGAGATCATGGCGGTGGGCTTTTTATTATGCAGTTATCCTGATTTTGTTGGGAGTAGGAAACTTTAGTGTCAAACCCAGTTTTATCTATTTTCAGTTTTGA
- a CDS encoding diacylglyceryl transferase has protein sequence MEKLKKRWGITSNLQLVLILVVFSINGSFAAWVAKPVTEFFGVNSESMGMPLYILLRILLIFPIYQITLPIVGWMFGQFSFFWDFEKKMLSRLGLGFLFKDK, from the coding sequence ATGGAAAAACTGAAAAAACGTTGGGGGATTACATCCAACCTACAGTTGGTTTTGATCCTTGTGGTATTTTCAATTAATGGATCGTTTGCAGCTTGGGTAGCCAAACCTGTAACCGAGTTTTTCGGTGTCAATTCCGAATCCATGGGTATGCCTCTATACATCCTACTTCGGATATTGTTGATTTTTCCCATTTACCAAATCACCCTACCCATCGTGGGTTGGATGTTTGGCCAGTTTTCCTTCTTCTGGGATTTTGAAAAGAAAATGCTCTCTCGTTTAGGATTGGGATTTTTGTTCAAAGACAAGTAA
- a CDS encoding DUF3667 domain-containing protein, whose product MPLCDKCGSELTGPFCANCGTPQELRRIDWKYISTEIGSVLHFDKGILYSIRELSIRPGKSIRHFLLHDRHRLVKPIFFILVCSLIYSVVQQLVHFEDGYVGYNFDDWKGLAIGHIFTWIGENYGYANILMALFIGFWIKILFRKYGYNFYEIVVLLCFVMGMTMLLYTLFGLVEVLTGWPALQIGANLSFIYCSWAIGQFFDGRKKRNYLKGLLSYVFGMISFIVAAAALGLSIDKLLA is encoded by the coding sequence ATCCCCCTTTGCGATAAATGCGGCAGTGAGCTTACAGGGCCGTTCTGCGCTAACTGCGGGACACCTCAAGAACTTCGACGAATTGATTGGAAGTACATTTCGACAGAGATTGGAAGTGTATTACACTTTGACAAGGGAATTCTTTATTCCATTCGCGAATTATCAATCAGGCCCGGAAAGAGTATCCGGCATTTTCTTTTGCATGACCGGCATCGGTTGGTAAAACCCATATTCTTTATCCTGGTTTGTTCCCTGATCTATTCAGTGGTGCAGCAGCTCGTTCATTTTGAAGATGGGTATGTTGGGTACAACTTCGATGACTGGAAAGGCCTGGCCATTGGCCACATCTTTACCTGGATTGGCGAGAATTATGGTTATGCCAATATTCTAATGGCCCTATTTATTGGTTTTTGGATCAAAATTCTGTTTCGCAAATACGGTTATAACTTCTATGAAATTGTGGTATTGCTCTGCTTCGTCATGGGTATGACCATGTTGCTTTATACCCTCTTCGGATTAGTTGAAGTATTGACTGGATGGCCGGCTCTTCAGATTGGAGCCAATCTCAGTTTTATCTATTGCTCCTGGGCCATTGGTCAATTTTTTGATGGCCGCAAAAAACGAAACTACCTCAAAGGGCTTTTGAGTTATGTATTCGGCATGATTTCCTTCATCGTGGCTGCTGCCGCTTTGGGTCTATCCATTGATAAATTATTGGCTTAG
- a CDS encoding M4 family metallopeptidase: protein MKKIPLLILALFATFAVFGQAKLERDELINSSQSFPGWTQFQNNTSLSPNELIENAQLVFELPEKSTFQVKSEATDPEGRLHVKLQQYHDGFEVQYAITNLHYDQDGHLQLANGMQALNLLSGTPGAPSLQDIQSLVIQNQDHIHRHRSTPIAEDNIRVDSTSAKFICGNPEAPLGERTFIPGCEAFAEIAGEHYILNLSMSHGGFISAVPLEHYCSGSTPAPAVNSPASYVGNVSSPMHFPLEDDGTNFILENTCEQITAYQNGFANKVTYPNSSTAIPYQSGLAYWAINTIHDYVEDEYHHNSLGGWPIAIENDFTQGASNASYRVDLINKRNNIYMFNPSSTAVMDIDVAGHEYGHGAAFHMAQIPYLSSTIQATIHESYADIFGAITEHRVRTDIGGTSLTNFTWQMNTGLNTLGRRINNPVSQGNPDSYLSTQWNSTSFGNPHARSSVLSYWFYLLSDGGTGTNNAPTTYSYNVGGIGFAEASDIAIRNLLYYMHPLADFQDIRNGAIQAATDIFGICSPNVFQTIEAFDAVGIYDQTNTCSVVVCADVNDANCQSNDGVIATSIHFKGTPSSVTYSWTGPNGFTANTPNASNLAPGSYQLTVSSSCGNQIFDYTVGNKEITNSVSQSPIPGGEHYGEVIAVNARGDIFLGGTYDMDMMLAGTAFPSLTPGNTHMYLSKYDSCGTFQWALFTSNENAKPIVMEYDEKSQQLILAFDQSYSSGNLEFNYLDATGFPTMNVASHSNSTPHAVMAIDPMGNINWFYSPTATQLILNNPGYLMIQDLAIDLNSVNNPGGSMYYLVGGGQKSSSQSPGAVDGMFQVIDQNGSFQYEHHNLATSINPIYNFKNLLHIKSVWAENGQVFMAGDYTTLDWQMQGASNDVGLISLLMEQPGGGYLNMANNWFNSKVHCSLEDVEHDPNSGLLLVSGVFQEDVIEKHYNQTDWYTYYTGHIEGSPGNQNVFFFKLDPQTLAFDKTAGTNHYFGTVGEMRVPTQVLPGQNDASYFHGKIVLKPRSSSWLDEFYIVTQGVIENSVVNYIPDALCSSGTLDINKVLTKRETYGINSYFIDNSSPCPLRLGRWFPGPVPNVYLPEYIYPTDFRYLDNPMVHYGGVAKQGDKLLITGTYSETFSLPIVGIVDTPEVHHRIFLTKHTIESGHTSSVVREDEEDELADPLVTSVESAESENNALSIYPNPVHGDLTIQSSGDAVIESIRVYSSDGRLMLEESNLDVSSFQISTSAWSVGLYSMHAVTEGQTQVIRIVKQ from the coding sequence ATGAAAAAAATCCCACTATTAATCTTAGCCTTATTTGCAACTTTTGCAGTATTCGGTCAAGCTAAACTTGAACGCGACGAACTCATAAATTCGTCCCAATCTTTTCCCGGATGGACTCAGTTTCAGAACAACACCAGTCTATCCCCAAATGAACTAATTGAAAATGCCCAGCTGGTTTTCGAACTTCCCGAAAAATCCACCTTTCAGGTAAAATCTGAAGCGACTGATCCAGAAGGCAGGTTACACGTCAAATTGCAACAGTACCACGATGGTTTTGAGGTACAGTACGCCATTACAAATCTGCACTACGATCAAGACGGCCACCTTCAATTGGCCAATGGCATGCAAGCGCTGAACCTCCTATCGGGCACTCCAGGTGCACCTTCTCTCCAAGACATTCAAAGTCTTGTGATTCAAAATCAGGATCACATTCACCGCCATCGATCTACGCCAATTGCGGAAGACAACATCCGAGTAGACTCTACGAGTGCCAAATTTATCTGTGGCAATCCCGAGGCCCCACTTGGAGAAAGAACATTCATTCCAGGTTGTGAGGCTTTTGCAGAAATTGCAGGTGAGCACTATATCCTTAACTTATCCATGAGCCATGGCGGGTTTATCTCCGCAGTTCCTTTGGAACATTACTGTTCAGGAAGCACACCTGCTCCTGCGGTCAACTCACCTGCTTCTTATGTCGGAAACGTTAGTTCTCCGATGCATTTTCCGTTAGAAGACGACGGTACCAATTTTATTCTGGAAAATACCTGCGAACAAATCACGGCCTACCAAAACGGATTTGCCAACAAGGTGACCTACCCTAACTCAAGTACAGCCATTCCGTATCAATCTGGTTTGGCCTATTGGGCAATCAATACCATCCATGACTATGTAGAGGATGAATATCACCACAACAGTTTGGGAGGATGGCCAATTGCCATTGAAAATGACTTTACCCAAGGTGCGTCAAATGCCTCCTACCGGGTTGATTTGATCAACAAGCGCAACAACATTTATATGTTTAATCCAAGCTCAACTGCGGTGATGGATATCGATGTTGCAGGTCACGAATATGGACACGGAGCTGCCTTCCATATGGCTCAGATTCCCTATTTGTCCTCAACGATTCAAGCCACCATTCACGAGTCCTATGCAGACATTTTTGGGGCCATTACTGAGCATCGGGTTCGAACTGATATCGGAGGCACGTCGCTTACCAACTTCACCTGGCAAATGAACACCGGATTAAACACTTTGGGAAGGAGGATCAACAACCCCGTTTCTCAGGGGAATCCGGATTCTTACTTGAGTACTCAGTGGAACTCTACAAGCTTTGGGAATCCTCATGCCCGCTCCTCAGTTTTGAGTTACTGGTTCTATTTATTATCAGATGGTGGAACAGGTACCAACAATGCACCCACTACCTATAGCTATAATGTGGGTGGAATAGGCTTTGCCGAAGCTTCAGACATTGCCATTAGAAATCTTCTTTATTACATGCACCCTTTGGCCGACTTTCAGGATATAAGAAATGGAGCCATCCAAGCAGCTACTGATATTTTTGGCATTTGTTCTCCCAATGTGTTCCAAACCATCGAAGCCTTCGATGCGGTTGGGATCTACGATCAAACCAATACTTGTAGCGTTGTAGTTTGCGCCGATGTTAATGATGCTAATTGCCAATCCAATGATGGTGTGATAGCCACTTCTATCCATTTCAAAGGCACCCCTTCAAGCGTTACTTATTCCTGGACAGGACCTAACGGGTTCACTGCAAATACACCTAACGCATCCAATTTGGCACCAGGTTCCTATCAACTAACAGTCAGCTCTTCCTGCGGTAATCAGATCTTTGATTACACGGTAGGTAACAAGGAAATTACCAATAGCGTTTCTCAATCCCCTATTCCTGGAGGCGAACATTACGGAGAAGTGATCGCTGTTAACGCAAGGGGGGATATTTTCTTAGGGGGAACTTATGATATGGATATGATGCTTGCTGGGACTGCCTTTCCCAGCCTTACACCAGGAAACACTCATATGTACCTGTCTAAATACGATTCCTGTGGCACCTTTCAATGGGCGCTTTTTACGAGCAATGAAAACGCCAAACCTATTGTGATGGAGTATGATGAAAAATCTCAGCAATTAATACTTGCCTTTGACCAATCCTACTCCTCTGGAAATCTTGAATTTAACTACCTGGATGCCACAGGTTTTCCTACCATGAATGTCGCTTCGCACTCCAATTCAACGCCTCATGCCGTTATGGCCATTGACCCGATGGGCAATATCAATTGGTTTTATTCCCCAACGGCCACCCAGCTTATCCTAAATAACCCCGGATATCTCATGATTCAAGACCTGGCTATTGATTTGAATTCCGTCAATAATCCAGGCGGCTCTATGTATTACCTCGTAGGTGGTGGCCAGAAAAGCTCAAGTCAATCTCCAGGTGCTGTGGACGGCATGTTTCAGGTGATTGACCAAAACGGAAGTTTCCAATATGAACATCACAATCTGGCCACCTCCATCAATCCAATTTATAACTTCAAAAACTTACTCCACATTAAATCGGTCTGGGCCGAAAACGGTCAAGTATTTATGGCTGGAGACTACACTACTTTGGATTGGCAAATGCAGGGAGCTTCAAATGATGTTGGTTTGATTTCATTGCTTATGGAGCAGCCAGGTGGAGGGTACTTGAACATGGCCAACAATTGGTTTAACTCCAAAGTTCATTGTAGTCTAGAGGATGTAGAACATGATCCAAACTCTGGATTGTTGCTGGTGTCGGGTGTATTTCAAGAGGACGTGATCGAAAAGCACTATAACCAAACAGATTGGTATACTTACTATACCGGACACATTGAAGGTTCACCGGGGAATCAAAACGTCTTTTTCTTCAAATTAGACCCTCAGACCCTCGCCTTTGATAAAACCGCCGGAACCAACCATTACTTTGGAACCGTCGGAGAAATGAGAGTACCAACCCAGGTTTTACCCGGGCAAAATGATGCCTCTTACTTCCATGGAAAAATTGTGTTGAAGCCCAGGTCCAGTTCATGGTTAGATGAATTCTACATCGTGACGCAAGGTGTTATTGAAAACTCTGTGGTTAACTATATACCGGACGCTTTGTGTTCCAGCGGGACATTAGACATTAACAAGGTTCTAACCAAGCGGGAAACCTATGGAATCAACAGCTATTTCATTGACAACTCCAGCCCTTGTCCGCTGCGTTTGGGCCGTTGGTTCCCTGGTCCTGTACCAAATGTCTATTTACCTGAGTATATCTATCCAACTGATTTTAGGTATCTCGATAACCCCATGGTGCACTATGGCGGAGTAGCCAAGCAAGGTGATAAACTACTCATTACTGGCACCTATTCTGAGACCTTTTCCCTTCCCATTGTCGGAATCGTTGATACTCCCGAGGTTCATCACCGCATCTTTTTAACCAAACACACCATTGAATCGGGGCACACAAGCTCTGTGGTTCGAGAAGATGAAGAGGATGAGTTAGCAGATCCTTTAGTGACGTCGGTTGAATCAGCGGAGAGCGAAAACAACGCTCTATCCATTTACCCGAATCCAGTCCATGGGGACCTCACCATCCAATCTTCGGGTGATGCCGTTATTGAATCCATCCGGGTCTATTCATCGGATGGTCGTTTGATGCTTGAAGAGTCCAATCTGGATGTATCTTCTTTTCAAATTTCCACCTCCGCATGGTCGGTAGGGCTTTATTCGATGCATGCCGTAACCGAAGGGCAAACCCAAGTCATTCGAATTGTAAAACAATAA
- a CDS encoding TetR/AcrR family transcriptional regulator, with amino-acid sequence MKKAEATRKMILQKAFELIYAKGYQTTSIDDIIATTQVTKGAFYYHFKNKDAMGLAIIQEILKPALSGSFKQILDENENPMESIYQLMHMLLLENEFLKAEYGCPASNFTQEMSPWNNKFNTVLSQLNDQWNQSMVDAINRGKEKGFIRLDVNAAQVTRFVISGYWGIRIFGKLEDSKKAYSSYLEELKNYLQGLQ; translated from the coding sequence ATGAAAAAAGCAGAGGCAACCCGAAAAATGATATTGCAGAAGGCATTCGAGTTGATCTATGCAAAGGGGTATCAAACCACCAGTATTGACGACATCATAGCAACCACCCAGGTAACAAAAGGAGCTTTTTATTACCACTTCAAAAACAAGGATGCCATGGGACTGGCCATCATTCAGGAAATTCTTAAACCCGCTTTATCCGGTTCGTTCAAGCAGATTTTGGATGAAAATGAGAATCCGATGGAGTCCATTTACCAACTGATGCACATGCTTCTCCTGGAAAATGAATTTTTAAAAGCTGAATACGGTTGCCCAGCTTCCAATTTCACCCAGGAAATGAGCCCTTGGAACAACAAGTTCAACACCGTACTTAGTCAGCTCAATGATCAATGGAATCAATCGATGGTAGATGCGATCAACCGAGGAAAGGAAAAGGGATTTATCCGTCTAGATGTTAACGCTGCACAGGTGACGCGCTTTGTGATATCCGGGTATTGGGGCATTCGAATTTTTGGGAAACTGGAGGACAGTAAAAAGGCATATTCTTCTTATTTAGAGGAACTTAAAAACTATCTTCAGGGGCTTCAATAA